The following is a genomic window from Episyrphus balteatus chromosome 1, idEpiBalt1.1, whole genome shotgun sequence.
ATGCaccatttaagaaaaaacagcAGCACTGGCGAATATGCTAGTCCTcaacatatttatttaacaataGAGCCCAAACACTGAATTTCCATTGAATACCTCCTCACATTGTATACAATATCACAGAAAAATCCCATCCAGATCTATTTAAAGGAATGAAacgtttttaaaatgttaacaacTATTAACTGAAGAATCatagcattgaaaaaaaaaaaaaaccttttccaAAATTGCAACAATTTTTGCTATGAATCATTTCCAAAATCACTTTCGGTCTTAACTTAGAAATTCGttatttagagttttttttatctaagaAAAATGCAAAGCTTTAACCACTTCTGCTCATGAAGGCCGAGTCTAtcagaaataattgatttttttactcatataaaatatgtttagatcgaaaaatttcacaatttgaaatcaaaccaaagtggaatttttttattaatttattttatttttgctttttaaaaatgcaagAAAGCAAGTGGTTTACTATAGCAAAGTTTAAAATTCGGGTGGCATAAAAAAACGCAGAAAGTATAAACTTCAGTTGTGTTCTACAAATCGtcggcggaaagcaaaattgttctaaatccacttttttactaaaaatgagataatgatatgttttactaatttgggggtactctttccgaatttgaaaatcgtttttatctaaaacaaattttcagcagataatataattaaaagggacatagaacaattaaAACAGGTAAGTTACCTTCTGAAAATGagacccgagtattcttgattgttctaagtctcatcatattttgttctaagtccacttattatttaaagaaagtgcgtacttgtataggaattgttctatgtccaattttgggtttttagtttttaaaactataaaaaaatagtttgtatttattaatgaaGAAAACTTGTATTAATGGTTTCTTCAAAAggaaagaacaaactttataaaaaacataaattgaattagcgacgagcaaaaaaataccgctttcaattaatttgaatcttaaaaattgtcccctgtaaaatttgctcaTTGATTCATTCAATTagctttttctgttttttttttgtgttcaatcTACTTTTGAGTGTAAAATATTagcaatttttagttttaaaatctgTCTGCTTTCAACCTGATTCTGAACCAAATTTAAACTCACTGACACTCAAATTACTCCCTCCGGAGCGACGATATAAATAACATTAACATACTTTTTATATTCGAATGTACTCAAATTCATACATCTTCCGGCTAACTTATAATCATaatcactttttttctttaactccagaaaattaaataaaaaatttgtatgaaaagcaTATCAATTGCTTAAAATTAATCCAGAGTATTTGCTTTTAAAGCATTAGTTACGACATTGTGTTTGTTGTGCTTTATTGCATATTTGTATTGAAAtggtaacttaaaaaaaaaaatgaaatgttaattttaataaaatttggaaaatatatTAGCTACAAACATTAAATTGCATATTATgtgcaataataataaaaaacataaagcttaaaagaagaaataaaaacaattaaaattatgtacaataaaaataaaaatcaaaagaaaaaaaattaaaaataaaaaattaaattaaaaaaaaaactaaataaatttacCATAGACCGAAGCTGTCTCAAATTCTTGCAATAATTCCACAGGGAAATCATCAGAGACAGTCAAACTGGGATAATCATGTTGCGAAGAACTATCACGTCCAAACGAAGTTTTAGCAAAATGTCCACTTCCTCCTGATGCATTAACACTTCCAATATTCGCTGTACTCTGCGGACCCAAACTAATGTTTCCGCCACTTGCTATCGAAGCTGATCTTTCTGAACAGGCTACAcgttattatattttgtttttgttttgttttgaaaacacaGAACATACAACATAAGAAAGAAAGGAACaacataaaataatgaaaataataaaatacaactaaaaaataaaaataaaattaaaaaaaaaacacaaaaaggaGACACAcaaaaatgaatcttaaaaaagAGAATAGAATGTGAGCGCACAAAAAGCTGAATCACGAGTGAGAAAGCTGAAGAGAAAAAACAGAGCGAAAAAGACGCAAACGCAAGAAATTCAAAacgaaaaacaatttcaaacctGAACTGAAGATGTTTGTTTCGCCTGGCGGCGGCGAAGATGTGGGCTCAtctcttttcatttcattttcctcaaaattaaCAGAGTCCTGAACGGTTAGTAGAAGTCCACCCAACAGCATGTGGGTATTTTGTGCATCGGTTTCTACTTGTAGGGCATTCATTAGAATATTCACCAGGCGCGGCTTAAGCTGGataaaagtcaaaattctgaaacaaataaaagtcttttatttctttgttggaaatatttaaaaagttactCACTTTTCTGGATGTTCATTATTTAAATCACGAATTTGTAAAGTCTGAAAATGCAATGGCAGCGCTAGCATcgaaagtaaaatattaatcgAAGCTCTTCGTAATTCTATTCTGTTGTAGTTCACTGCCagggattttatttttaaatctttatcaGGCAGCACAACTTCCAAAGCCGATATAAATGCTGGTAATAGAACATGAATTCCATCTAAATCTAAACGGAACAAATCTGAAGAGTTCAACAGAATTGATGCCAAAGTTTCATCACACTCTTTGCTTTCAACTATCTTCATGCACTGCTGTAGAGCCATGTAGAAACGTGCCAAATAAACGGGGAGTATCTCTTCACCAGTTTTCTTCGAACAGAATATCTTACAGAGAGCTCCAATTGCTTCGGCACGTCCTGATTCGAATTTATCTATTGTCAATCCTCGGGGAAGATTTGCAGGATCATTATTAGAATTGGGATGTGACAATGAAATGCTCCCCTTACGATTCTCCATTACCATTGATGATGGTCGTTTGCTGGCCTCAGAAGCTTGACGCTTTGCATTCGCCAACCATGATTCACCACCAATATAAGCAGCTTCAAATAACCATTCACCAAATAGATGAAGTACACTATTGCACAATGGACGAGTTGGTGCCAATGGTGGTCGTGGCTCCGAACCCATGGATGGAAGAGCtttaataggaaaaaaaaatttagtatcaTTTTATAaagattcttttttgtttttacaatttaaaCTACTCGAAGATGGAGGTCCAGATGTTGGTGTGAGTGGCGGTTGAGTGCTTTGTGAACGAGAACTGGTCAACCCAATCAATGCTGCTTTACTTAAACCTTTTGGaagaacaaaattatattactaattttttatcaaaaaagaaaaaaagtaatgataagacaaattcattcaaaaacatCTGTAAAATTAAAAGGGCATTAACGCCCCTCAATCTATATCTACTTTTCCAACtgttatctataaaaaaaaaagtaggaacTGACTTTTCAAATTGATACAAAAacattaagaaaatttaaattaactaggctacagaaaaaattaaaatctacttAATGCTTGTAAAAGAAGTGAAGTAAAAGCataattttttgtaacaaaaacaaataaaattgcattaatATAGTCAAACACTTTAATAGGtaagttatttttaattctttttatttttatttgttttaactgCAATTCAAGTATTTAATAAAGTCATAAgttaaaactaaaacttaaaaccAATTGTAATTAACAAAATAACTGAAGTTTTGAGATGAATGAAACTATAAGCAAATACTAGATTCTATCGCTAATTATCACCATCTTAAAGATTACAAAGgttatataaaatttgataaCTAATCTACTAATTCAATTCTACAAAACAGGTGCTAGGCggttatttaaaagaaatttaacacacaatttttaatgatttttatttttcaaacaaatattttaaatgaatacaAACTTTAAAAGAATTGAAATCAAAGCatagcaaataaataaatagctaAAAGTGGCTTGGCAGTTGTTTAACGCTATCAATAATCAGCATCAGGAACAGGGTAtataagaaaattaatgaaCTATGTAACTTCATTTGTAATAAAGGCTGTCTTTATTTATTCTTTCGGACCCTGACAACCCTAAAATTTTATCTAAGCTAAATTTATAAACACATCTAATGCTTTTTTGTATGGCTCAAAACACTACCTATCACCCAAAGCACCAGTTGTGCACGAAAAGGTATTTTTGATTTGATGACACCAATGCTTGATATCATCGACAATCCAATCCAAAGAAGAAGCTGCTTTGAGTCTTCAACTTCGTAGTACCGTACTTAAAGACTTTTACCCGCActgataataattatttatcatCATGAATAATGCATTAATAATTTCTCCCCAGAAGTGGAAAACCACAAAAATTGTGTCAGTCCCGAAAAAATGCTAATGCGGTTTCCAAATACAAGTTCATATCTTTCATTAATAACATcagaaatattttggaaaaaaaaataattctaaggtTTTAAAATCTTGGCTGTGCATTTTTCCTTTTGAGAACTACACTCGAGACTgcccttttttcaaattttattccgCCATCTCAGAATTTATGTCACATAGATGATTTCTTATTCTTAAACTCCGAATATTTGGAAAGCACgtgcacacgggtgcgaatttgacaggacaaaaatgaaaagtggtcacagaaaagtgtctttataagggtgaaaatacatttttttggaattgtgaatacagtattcgaattcctcggaaaattctacatcaatttcatatatgattttccataaaatagtgggaccgaaaaaagttcaagtgccatgaaaaagtatacaccaaattcacaaaaaagaggtgtgcctataGAGGGTTAAATATGAAAGATTCACGTCTTCCAAAAAATTTGGCTTTGAGAACAATTTATTACAAAGTCGAGTTTGCATgcagaattgttaaaaattgtaCAACGGAGGACTGGCCCATCATGTGTAAGCTCTGTAATCCGGACGAAAGAGAAGATGTGCTTGGGAAAATACCCCATATTTAGCGAAACAAAAAGCATTATCtttggaaataaattgcacgactggggtcgcacgtacttgctcttatgcttaaagtaactataatgttaaagctttttattcaagaaatttaaaattcgatattttgaagaaatttcataagtagtataaaaaaattaaatctgtttttataattaataaaactccgttttaaaatatcttaaaaaaaaaaaacaaatatgccattttatttctcgtataaaaaggtatttttagaaaaaaaattttgaaaattgtaggagccgttttttaaaaaaataattttttatatataaaatttttttaacatttttcaaaaaaaaagttggtatgccattttcaagaaataattaatttacacataaaaacttaatttcaaaatttttcattgatccgttttcaaaaaattgatttttcaaaaaaaaatgttgaaatattttttaaaaaaccaaaaatgcgtttttttttaattttctaaaattttaatattatctttacttacacacttttgtataaaaattttcaattaaatcaggttaattttgtacgagatattcagaaacgaaaaaaaccgttctatgacaggtaccgttaataacggtacaaaaaatattttttttatttaaaaagttggcccttatgtgtagtattacacacaaaaattttaatcaaaatcgttagagccgtttttgaaaaaaattaacttttctatttccgttatatggcaggtaccgttagttttggtcataaaaaaaaaatttcaatttcccctctagggaatcaccaaaaactgctaactaccaagtttgaagaaaatcacttcactcgtttaggctgcagctccagatagagacagacggacagacagacagacagacagacagacagacagacagacagacagacagaattgccggacccacttttttggcattctccatcatcgtaatgtcatgtaaaattgttatctcgagttcgattttttttacgaatcctaaacttgccctatagtacctatatcgcaagtaaaaattgtagatATTAATCGTCCATGGTAGGCAAACTTTCAACGAAGGTAATATAATAAAGAGAATGAGGCACATTTGACTTGGATTTATAAGTCAGAAAATTAAGTTGAAGATCACAAAAAAGACCAATATCTCGGATACTTTTAAGGATGGGTTGATTGTAGAGTAAATATTAAGGAGAGTGAGACAGTTGGTAACGTTAAACCTCCAAGAGTGTAACGAATAACTGCCGTTCAGACTCGGTAGAAAATTTTGGGTTCCCTCTATTCTTCCGACTAATAAACACAGAAATGTTTGAGAGTTGTTAGTCATTAGACCATAGCCTTTCATGGATAAATAGTGCCGCAAGTTTATTTTCGAtatcgattttaaaaaaagatggATTCAAGCCAAGTGAAGAAAATTAAACATCGTCTATTTGTTAATTCAATAGAAATTCAACCATCATTGCAGCTTCCTAATTCATTATTTCTAAAAAGCTGACGAGATGATTACCAGTCGATGTTTGTGTTCGGAAATATTTAACTATAAATTCTTTcctattctttttaatttaatgtttttatttattaaatagaaataaaatgaatGATGTATTTAGGAATTAAtagtcaaaaataatatcttaactAATAAATGGTATGAAATGGTCAATGGACATACACGCAAATGAAAAATTAGTTGAAGAAAACACTCTTTATGATAGAAAAAGCTTAATTTGGAAAATAGGAAAGAATGATTTGGCGATGTCATAAATTCAATCATAAATCCGATATCAGCTTGGAATCCTGAGAAAAAACTATCTCAGAATCCTTTGGTAATGGAAATTTTAATggtgttttcaaataaaatgaattgcttgatattttttttcggtaagGATTCGTAACAAAATGTCGTTTAGGATAGAACAAATGATTGGAGTGaatagaaaaacaacaaaaatgaaacaatgaTCACAGGACAAAACAAGAGTAAAAGAAGAAACTAATCATTAAAAGCATTAAGGACGAGCACAAAAGctgagtttttaaataaaaactacaaACAAATACCACACATTAATGATTTGCTTTCGAAAGAAAAATCAAGTCAAAGATATAAGTTTAAAGACCACACCCTTTTGTTGTGATATAGATGGCGCCACACTAAAAGATTTGGCCAAACGCCTTTGCAATGGTGGCGTTGGTGAATGTGGTAAATGTTCTCCTGTTGCAACACTACTACCTAAACCCGAGGTTGTTGATGTTAATGGAGTTCCATACGACGAACTACTGCTAGCACTAGACGAATGATGGTGATGGCCAATTATAGCGTTAAGAGCATGTGTGGCCGTATTGCCACTTAAGCCACTAAGAAACGAAGAGCCACTACCTTCGGTGGCTCCCGATTTACTACTACTACCACCACCTGCACCAGTACTAAAACCAAACAAATGATGAGTATTATGATTTAAACCAGAACCGCTACCGTGAATGGCATCGCTCAATGATGAACGAATGTCCATTAGATTTGTGATATTTTCATCGTGGCTATGCGATGGCTGATAGATACCTGTAGTAAGCGAAAGTTAAGTTAAGTAATTCATAAAAAAGAGTTAATAAGAATACTGATGAATGTGTTTTGGTAGTGGGTTTAATATTGGTGTGTAACTTACCCAAGAATGCATCGACTTGTGATGAGATTCCTTTTATCGCCTTGAGGAATATTTGAGGAAGGAGCAGTAAACATGGATGTTGATAGGGTTCAGCACCTTTGTCGCGTGTCAGAGCCCATTGCATAAAATGTGAAGACTTGCTTATAACATGCGGATAGCATAGAGCTGTTGGATTTCCAATTGTCCGCAGGAAGCGATACCATGTTTGTGCAATGCAGTCATTTGTTATTCCACTTGGGATTAGTTGTGCATCTTCATCAGCTAAAACAGATATCAGTCTTTTagtcaaaatttaacttctttaaagcttttttctaTATTTACAGATTTTGAGTTCGGGAAATGTAGGTCcatacataaaatttattaatcgtGAGGTTAAAGCTAAATTTACTCGATTCCATTGTTCGATTAAAGCTATTCGATGTCTCCAAAGTAAACAGGATTCTTGAAGCGTCTTCCACAATGATGGCGATGGAAAGCACCGGACACATGCCAAGAGCCAAACTTCAAAGAGTACACTGAGCACACGTTCACAAAGCTGATCACCTACATCATCTTTGACTGTTGGCGGAGCCAAAAGGATTTCATTGATTGCCAGCAGGAACAAAAGTAACGATTCCCATGTGTCACGATTCATTGTTTGTGATATTTGTGCAGTTTGTTGGAGGGTTCGCAGAACTCGATGACAAAGAACTGCTTGTCGATTGATTTTATCAGCACCTATGTATAAGGAATTACATTATTATAAGTTCAAGTTTTCGTAACTAGAGGATTGTTAGGGGATTTAAACACATACCCAGTGGTTGATACAAAAAAGGTAAGACTtgcaaaagattaaaaaaataattagtgtttttagaGAAAGAGTTTATAGAAAATTTAGTTTGTCAAGAAATATCTGTTTGGATGAGGGATGAGGATGCTTAGTTTctcttacagaaaaaaaaaaaaaaaacaacataaacacGTGTCTCACTTAAATTCACTCCAAATCTAGTTGTTTAAAGAAGAAGAACCTTTCTAATGGATCAAATTAACCCGAGTCACacatttgttataaataattCTAGAGAGCTTCTAGATAATTGAAGAGTGATTTTAGGATTTTTGGTTCGATAACGAGCATATTTAAAAAGAGAATGCTGATGAAGATAAAAACTATAGGGAAGATGATATAACCGCCCCCGACTCGTACTCTCCTTTCCTAAAACACacaatcatttattttatgtgaGTGTTTGGTGTGttggtttcattaaaaatgcaCGTCGAAAATTACAATATGGGATTTTTGCTTCTCATTTCAGCTTGtagtgtaaaacaaaaaaacacctgAAAATTCGTTTCTCTAGGTGAAACCTCCTATATGCAATCACTTCTGCTGTGGACTAAACGAATTTATAAGGCCGGATGTTTTTCAGTGTTAAGAAATGTAATAGTACAAGTAAAGGCGGACTTAGATTCCGTTCATAGCAGTTAGGAAAGAGACCAAGTCAGTGACTACACCAACTACGTCAGCGACTCCAAAAATCAATAGGTGTTTGAAAAAGTTTATCAGTTTGAATAAATACTTCATGAAGTCCAATTGGTCGGACGTATTGACAGTTGTGtaagtttaaaaagaaaaataggcTCAAGAGATTACCACTACTATGACCAAAAGTTAATGGtccaaacgaaatatgctgaaagACCATCTTTAGGACTTTtcgaatttggtaacttgttcattctaaatccttacggtttttcattatatgcagttcttgtgaaatttctaaaaacatCTACTTTGAACTAGTATTTTGCTTCCCCTgtccattattgatttttatttttttacaattactaaaatattgatgaatagttataaaaaattaatttatcaacccatttttttttatttcgtataacattttggtataaatttattaacaggttcgaatttaaaaaaaaatcaatttacgaCTTTAATTTTAGAAAAGCATCAGTAATTTCGTTTCCTTATTCGACAAACTCATATTTCGCTTTCTTATAACtttgattttggtttttatgttgcaatgtactttgtttacttttattttgttttggaattagTTTACttcgatataaaatttttcgatttacatttgttttgtttattttgtgtgcATGTTAAGTGTTAAAATTCGTGCAAATTTTAACACCCTTAAGCTATTAACAACCACAAAAGGCTAACGAAACAATTGGTGGCGAATAATTTGCGTTAATTTATTCTAAacattcacataaaaaaaaaaactattacaatCTTAAGATAATAGcccttttaaattttaacgatTTGCGTAGCATTAAagcaaaattcttaaaaaaccaAATCAATCTATAAAACTGAAGACGAAATAAACTGatgtcaaaataaacaaaacgcaAAATGAACTTTTTCGAAATAACTTATTGGACTTGTAATAAATAtgcgaaacaaataaaaaaaaaacaataaaaccataAGGCGAAGTTATAGTTGGACAAACTGATCGAAATACGaagtaaacaaaaaaccaaataaaggattgcgaacaaataaaaaataatggtgTGAAAAACGTAACACCAGaaattgaatttaagaaaaaaacgaaacaatAGACACCCGACTTAATAGGTATAGATCTTATATCGGTGGGAAATGTCTCGGTTATACCTAGATAAGATTGCAAAGAACAAATAACAGTAGCTTTTTAATAGATTTGTTATTAATATGATGCAGAGTGATTAACTGTAATTCCACCAAATTTGTTCCCATTCAACCAATGAGGGACTCTTTTAGAACATCACCCCTATTACCCCCcgatcaattgatagttgataaaaaataaatttggatCTCTTATTATCTAATttgcaaacaatttaaaaacaaagaatGATGCCAACcgttattatttgaaatgtaattgaaaaattccgttaaaaaaatgatcagtatttatcaactatcaattgatagttgataatcGTAATAGGGGTTTATGAGATCATGGCAATCCATATAGGATTGATAAAATTCGTTTTGAAAAAGGTTGCTCATAGAGCCCAATCAACAcaaagaaatttagaaaaactaTTTAGAATATTGTGAATAGCCAATAACCCAAACCCTAACCCTCAAAATAGAAAAGAGTACGAAAGaataaatactttttgtttaaaagtcCTGAAAATGTATTAGTATAGCTGATGCTGAATATCATAGAAATATCTATATGAACTTTTCATAGTACTTACTTTCTCCTTGCCGTGGAACAAAAAGATTATGAAGGTGACTGATGACTTTCCGGCAATACATATTTGGATCATCGCAAATCGGTTTTGGGACACTTATTCTTGGATTTGGATGTAATGCAGTCAACCATTCACAGTACACATTAACGCAATCTTTAATAGTTTCATGTTCTTGTAGTGGCAGTGATAAACCAAAACAAATGACATCCATACACCAAGTCACCTATAAAAAGATAGAAACCCAATAAACATCTTTTAGAGGTTTCAttcaatttcaaatcaaaaccTCTTCATCTTTAACCAAATGACTTGGTTCAGCATTTTGTGTTATACCCAAATTGGATGCCAGCTGCTTAACAACCGAAACAGCGACTTCTTTGCCCGCTGAAGCTGGAAATTTATTTAGCACACTCGAAGATTGTGCTTCGGCACTATTCGATGCAATAGTCGAAGATAGCGAAGCCCACTCCGAATACATAATGAAGAAATGAATTTGgtaatgaaatgaaaataatcatatgcaaatttgtaaaaaaaaaaacaggaaatcaATCTACGTGAGCATTTCCCAACcggagtttttctttttttatactgTTCTTATGGGcacatttttgtgttttcattcaaaatagtTTTGTAGTAAGTTtcttgaatatatttttatatttttcatcagTAAATACTAGGAATAAAggtttaatggttttattaatAAGTTATAGAAACATATATATAGgttttttctaagaaataaacaaaaaattagcttttggaaaaattttgcgtacaaatttttcaacttttttccacAACTGACAGttcgatttcatttttttttttatgtgacatttgtggaaaacttttatttttttgtacaggGATGTTAGGTGTGAATAAGGTAGGGTAAGTTTGCAGAATGTTGGtaattcatataatttacaatttgtttttttgtttattttgacaaGAGTGACGTTTatatgactgttctaacttgttctgacgtttctcacgaaactgtgctttcctgtcctgttctgatctagaaaaatcctcgttGAACATACTTCATAAGTAAAAGTAAAAGATTTAAGTTCTGTTTGATTTGTTTATAGCAGATTTTAATTTTCGAagtttcataatagaaatttataaaagttcGAACTCCTgaataagcctggtacgctgatcgcgctaaattttagctgagataaaattcccatacaagttatcgataacttgtatgggatccattttatctcggctaaaaattttcgataatttgtatggaagctaaaatttagcgcgagcagcgtaccaggctatacCAATTATAAAGGTCTTTTATGGTTGAGATCTTTTATCATTCATATAACAGAAAATTCATAGCAGAATAAAAGATTTTGCGGAATAGGcccaatttaattttatttgaacatgaattttgttttgttctagTGTAAgattgttttgtttaatatttttttttgaaagattttttttgcactgAATCTGGGTTGTATATTGTATTACTTTTGAATAGAATGCCATAGAAACTGCTTCAATATACATACCTATTTTCGTTACcgcttcaattttatttaatcatgaCTATTACCAAAGATGCAGTGATTCACTCGCAGGGATAAactactcgatccgcaaccaaatcaaatttcaatccgtgaactccccgggatgaactgtattatcgatccACAAAAACACACTAAACTGTTTACCGACATAATTATGTGATTGTTGACACTTACAAAGTCAAATGTCATTCTAGCACTTCCTCAACGGTGGGTTATGGTAATACGAAATCTTTCCCGCCgcagtgcatctgcgtcttcggtaatacgcgtccaaaacgcgtttcagacacgtttttGATGCCTTTTGGACGCATTTcaaacgtgtctgaaacgcgtccgaaacgcgtcgaaAACGCATCCGCAACGCGTCCATAactcgtctgaaacgcgtccaaaacacgtcctaaatgcgtctaaaacgcgtccgaaacgcgtaaaaaacgcgtctgaaacgcgtataaaacgcgtccaaaacgcgtctaaagcgcgtccgaaacgcgtccaaaacgcgtccaaaatgcgtccaaaacgcgtccgaaacgcgtctgaaacccgtccaaaacgcgtcctaatcgcgtccaaaacgcgtccaaaatgcgtcttaaacgcgtccgaaacgcgtctgaaacgcttctaaaacgcgtctgaaacgagTTTGTTGTTGTAACtgtcattattttatttttctcatgtCTTACCTTATTACTACTTTTGgctatttaaaaattctgtggCCACAATAACAATAaccgttaagaaaaaaaaatatttgagtgGTTTTATTATGCTTTCCAtttttaacggccatattattcactctggatttagtttggatttaagttaattttaaatccaatccattaaatctgaatttcataaatccaaggatttaattttttggtcatattattcactcaaaaaaaaattatatgtttattcaataaattttgtataattagcatttatctttatttttccttcacaaaatacgtgaaaaaacatctgaacactgtgaaaattaattttacatctggatttataaagttaaacagacctccagagagcagtttaaatttgtttggatttaacgagattggatttaaaaaattggatttaagattggatttaagtagtgattattatggaattggatttatttttgacatttgacattgtttacatccagat
Proteins encoded in this region:
- the LOC129920419 gene encoding ral GTPase-activating protein subunit beta isoform X1, which encodes MYSEWASLSSTIASNSAEAQSSSVLNKFPASAGKEVAVSVVKQLASNLGITQNAEPSHLVKDEEVTWCMDVICFGLSLPLQEHETIKDCVNVYCEWLTALHPNPRISVPKPICDDPNMYCRKVISHLHNLFVPRQGEILPFLYQPLGADKINRQAVLCHRVLRTLQQTAQISQTMNRDTWESLLLFLLAINEILLAPPTVKDDVGDQLCERVLSVLFEVWLLACVRCFPSPSLWKTLQESCLLWRHRIALIEQWNRVNLALTSRLINFMYGPTFPELKISDEDAQLIPSGITNDCIAQTWYRFLRTIGNPTALCYPHVISKSSHFMQWALTRDKGAEPYQHPCLLLLPQIFLKAIKGISSQVDAFLGIYQPSHSHDENITNLMDIRSSLSDAIHGSGSGLNHNTHHLFGFSTGAGGGSSSKSGATEGSGSSFLSGLSGNTATHALNAIIGHHHHSSSASSSSSYGTPLTSTTSGLGSSVATGEHLPHSPTPPLQRRLAKSFSVAPSISQQKGLSKAALIGLTSSRSQSTQPPLTPTSGPPSSSSLNSLPSMGSEPRPPLAPTRPLCNSVLHLFGEWLFEAAYIGGESWLANAKRQASEASKRPSSMVMENRKGSISLSHPNSNNDPANLPRGLTIDKFESGRAEAIGALCKIFCSKKTGEEILPVYLARFYMALQQCMKIVESKECDETLASILLNSSDLFRLDLDGIHVLLPAFISALEVVLPDKDLKIKSLAVNYNRIELRRASINILLSMLALPLHFQTLQIRDLNNEHPEKILTFIQLKPRLVNILMNALQVETDAQNTHMLLGGLLLTVQDSVNFEENEMKRDEPTSSPPPGETNIFSSACSERSASIASGGNISLGPQSTANIGSVNASGGSGHFAKTSFGRDSSSQHDYPSLTVSDDFPVELLQEFETASVYDNAHALFVRATYLVCHRLISSWKTDLNVSLAALELLSGLARLEIRDSEQLVAIEEPSQNLTIISTDALECKRAVKWICDYICYQCSRPPPAHSKDLHSTIVAAFQCTSAWLMQHPYLLQDQDCFKTVIEVVELGISGSKSIGKPGEPPKYKDQKELKPVSMRVRDAADILLTIIMEQVGYFPKECGASETISSLLDEVRLVKFCNSVDAKTVTTEQAIQKFKYFVTENNSILALLEEPLGNVEDPQPSLTLLLRSPFGRHVWNLQMRYLPRSKSGKKHTPVNPGRPVPMNDPPKRVEVIQKNYPDGVEKAKPCAADFSIPTLDKVREQYGSDLMNHWDKLIENQAIQEKQCWKAIENSGEVLHRTPECVPPTPVHEYQTARLFLSQFGFISYEPEEKMSEIPGYRQLIALDSDRKNFAQDINFLDRLSTRSHDTVHVFYMKSGQKTAEEIIGNMNAENIKSLSHNFGKMLLTLGWPVDIQDHCGWTGSVSTSWILRNKNEKPREESNDLRFNGKSSVLYWADVSSEIAFVVPTEFNRQKQTTTSTLTTTTDGSCLSHSASDKSVWNEKNVSADAASSKSTVTGAKPRTLSLELDQSKEPIPPTRRKNVTKPLLLPQPPAKILVIWIESYEDHLNFPIDDLLCYTSTGEESQISQTPKASDCHVIFLHALQSGLLRVKLQGPSGRMSFATPLVDGMVLSRRVVGNLVRQTAHNMAKRRRLDHDGFQPPHVRRRLKVQDIIQKYKFNFTQPELIAHLFKKSA